In Qipengyuania psychrotolerans, one DNA window encodes the following:
- a CDS encoding RcnB family protein, producing the protein MTFTKLMKGSALSALAIAMAAAVVPAQAEAAAASSEQRADRDRADRSQARQDRRSERRSERRQERRSESRPQRRSEDRPQPRAENRPQRRAEDRPQRRVENRPQRQVENRPQRQADNRGQRRVDPQQRVQAPIETARELRADRRQVAGGDRRLERRDDRRSERREDRRSERREDRRSERREDRRTERREDRRSDRREDRRVERRVERREDRREIRRDAYRDGYRDGNRHERRSRYWDGRRWNNYDRWDQRHWRSSHRYNWHDYRSNHRSIFRIGRYYSPYRDYRYRRLTIGFRLGDLFFGSRYWINDPWRYRLPDVYGPYRWVRYYDDVLLVDIYSGEVVDVIYDFFW; encoded by the coding sequence ATGACATTTACAAAGCTGATGAAAGGCAGCGCGCTGAGTGCCCTCGCAATTGCGATGGCAGCAGCGGTTGTGCCCGCCCAGGCAGAAGCCGCCGCGGCTTCTTCCGAACAGCGTGCTGACCGAGATCGCGCCGATCGCTCGCAAGCCCGCCAGGACAGGCGCAGCGAACGTCGCAGCGAAAGGCGTCAGGAACGCCGGAGCGAATCGCGGCCACAGCGCCGCTCGGAAGACCGTCCGCAGCCTCGAGCTGAGAACCGGCCGCAGCGGCGTGCAGAAGACAGGCCGCAGCGCCGGGTCGAAAATCGCCCGCAGCGCCAGGTAGAGAACCGTCCGCAACGTCAGGCTGACAATCGCGGCCAGCGCCGCGTGGATCCTCAGCAACGTGTTCAGGCGCCGATTGAAACCGCTCGTGAACTGAGGGCTGATCGCCGGCAGGTCGCCGGTGGAGATCGCCGCTTGGAACGCCGTGATGATCGTCGCAGCGAACGCCGCGAAGATCGCCGGAGCGAACGCCGCGAGGATCGTCGCAGTGAACGCCGCGAAGATCGCCGGACCGAACGCCGCGAGGACCGGCGCAGTGATCGTCGCGAAGATCGCCGTGTCGAACGTCGTGTCGAACGCCGCGAAGACCGCCGCGAAATCCGCCGCGATGCTTATCGCGATGGCTACCGTGATGGTAACCGTCACGAGCGCCGCTCGCGCTATTGGGATGGTCGTCGCTGGAATAACTACGACCGCTGGGATCAACGCCACTGGCGCAGCAGCCACCGGTACAACTGGCATGATTATCGCAGCAATCACCGCAGCATTTTCCGCATTGGCCGCTACTACTCGCCTTACCGGGATTATCGCTATCGCCGTCTGACCATTGGTTTCCGCCTTGGCGACCTGTTCTTCGGCAGCCGGTACTGGATTAACGATCCGTGGCGCTATCGCCTGCCGGATGTGTACGGTCCCTATCGCTGGGTCCGGTATTACGACGACGTTCTGCTGGTCGACATCTACAGCGGAGAAGTGGTCGACGTGATCTACGACTTCTTCTGGTAA
- a CDS encoding prolyl hydroxylase family protein, with protein sequence MTKTAVIPDQDALKRIGKQVRSRLEADAEIYKVPTNKAEIFAVPNFLSPEECRRFVTMIDVVARPSELHETAYIEKFRTSYSGNFNPNDPFVKGISRRIDDLLGMNSNCGESIQGQRYLPGQEFKPHNDWFYTDQEYWKLERKRGGQRCWTAMAFLNNVEEGGHTHFTEVGASIEPKPGVLLVWNNATPEGVPNEDTMHAGTPVIKGAKYVLTKWYRTRRHN encoded by the coding sequence ATGACCAAAACTGCCGTTATACCCGACCAGGATGCACTCAAGCGCATTGGCAAGCAGGTGCGATCACGCCTGGAAGCCGATGCCGAGATCTACAAGGTGCCGACCAACAAGGCGGAAATCTTCGCCGTGCCGAATTTCCTCTCGCCCGAGGAATGCCGCCGCTTCGTCACGATGATCGATGTGGTCGCGCGGCCGAGCGAGCTTCACGAAACCGCGTATATCGAGAAATTCCGCACATCCTATTCGGGCAACTTCAATCCCAATGATCCGTTCGTAAAAGGTATCTCGCGCCGCATCGACGATTTGCTGGGCATGAATTCCAACTGCGGAGAATCGATCCAGGGGCAGCGGTATCTGCCCGGCCAGGAGTTCAAACCGCACAACGACTGGTTCTATACAGATCAGGAATACTGGAAGCTGGAACGCAAGCGCGGCGGACAAAGATGCTGGACGGCGATGGCGTTTCTAAACAACGTTGAAGAAGGCGGTCACACGCATTTCACAGAAGTCGGCGCATCTATCGAGCCCAAGCCCGGGGTTCTGCTGGTGTGGAATAATGCGACGCCGGAAGGCGTGCCGAACGAAGACACGATGCATGCAGGCACGCCGGTGATCAAGGGCGCCAAATACGTCCTGACAAAGTGGTATCGAACTCGGCGACACAACTGA
- a CDS encoding PAS domain-containing protein — protein MHRNANSGSGRRPPSYSDDASRDANCLESIAKLRIGSDQLFLQTTERTHMALCISDPHQPNCPIVHANGAFSELTGYGLDEIVGQNCRFLQGPKTDPRSVEKLRSAIQNEDYAVVDLINYRKDGTEFWNAVHIGPVYDEDGKLAYFFGSQWDISELLAGRETIAESQRVVDELRHRTDNLFAVLTAIVRLSARSATDVGEFSEKIQRRIEALANAHRISLAEEGLGNDRTTLRNLVAAVMQPYKNAYVDRIELIGGEIDLPRKHLTPIGLTLHELATNALKYGALSQNDGKVHIDWEISDDTIELHWIETCGSEFSEPVQQTGNAGKGTGSRLIEGVIRGIAGTVETSAKPAGYRATITIPNLAP, from the coding sequence ATGCATAGAAATGCGAATTCTGGGTCTGGTCGCCGCCCTCCTTCTTACTCGGATGATGCATCGCGTGATGCGAACTGCCTGGAATCGATCGCAAAACTACGCATCGGGTCCGACCAACTATTCCTGCAAACGACCGAACGCACGCACATGGCGTTGTGCATTTCAGATCCGCACCAGCCAAATTGCCCGATCGTTCATGCCAATGGCGCGTTCAGTGAATTGACGGGCTACGGGCTCGACGAAATCGTCGGTCAGAACTGCAGGTTTCTTCAAGGCCCGAAAACCGACCCGCGCTCGGTCGAAAAGTTGCGCAGTGCCATTCAGAACGAAGACTACGCGGTCGTCGACCTGATCAACTATCGCAAGGACGGGACGGAATTCTGGAATGCCGTCCACATCGGGCCGGTGTATGACGAAGACGGAAAGCTTGCCTATTTTTTCGGTTCTCAGTGGGACATCAGCGAGCTTCTGGCAGGCCGCGAAACCATCGCCGAGAGCCAACGCGTCGTTGACGAACTTCGCCACCGGACTGACAATCTGTTTGCCGTCCTCACAGCAATTGTGCGCCTGTCCGCGCGCAGCGCCACCGACGTTGGCGAGTTTTCCGAGAAGATCCAGCGGCGGATCGAAGCGCTTGCCAATGCACACCGGATCAGCCTTGCCGAAGAGGGATTGGGCAACGACAGGACTACGCTTCGCAATCTCGTCGCGGCAGTCATGCAGCCGTACAAAAACGCCTATGTGGACAGGATTGAGCTGATCGGCGGAGAGATTGATCTACCCCGCAAGCATCTTACCCCGATCGGGCTGACCCTTCATGAATTGGCCACCAATGCGTTGAAATATGGCGCGTTGTCGCAAAACGATGGGAAGGTCCACATCGACTGGGAAATCAGCGATGACACTATCGAACTTCACTGGATCGAAACGTGCGGAAGCGAATTCAGCGAACCGGTGCAGCAGACCGGCAACGCAGGCAAAGGTACAGGCTCGCGGCTGATCGAAGGCGTTATCAGAGGCATCGCCGGCACTGTCGAAACCAGCGCAAAGCCGGCGGGCTATCGCGCCACCATCACGATACCGAACCTGGCGCCGTAG
- a CDS encoding pyridoxamine 5'-phosphate oxidase family protein: protein MYDTLDKVRADIADRLSTAASSRKCPMHTPVVVTGDADARIMVLREFDPEDWTLRFHTDARSPKAGVIAQGAPMGVLFYDAPGKVQIRIRGTGRIETDTAIASAAWEESTPYARRCYLGAPPGEARSEPSSGLPEWIEGRKPTEDEVAPVRENFAVLLVQIEEADWYWLSNDGHRRAIFQGDAGRWVTP from the coding sequence ATGTACGATACACTTGACAAGGTTCGCGCGGACATCGCCGACCGTCTTTCCACTGCAGCTTCCAGCCGCAAATGCCCAATGCATACGCCGGTGGTGGTGACGGGCGATGCCGATGCCCGGATCATGGTCCTGCGCGAATTCGACCCGGAGGATTGGACCCTGCGCTTTCACACTGATGCACGCTCGCCCAAGGCCGGAGTTATCGCGCAAGGCGCGCCCATGGGGGTTCTGTTCTACGATGCACCCGGCAAGGTCCAGATCCGCATCCGGGGTACCGGGCGGATCGAGACGGACACCGCGATAGCCAGCGCAGCATGGGAGGAAAGCACCCCGTATGCGCGGCGTTGTTATCTCGGCGCTCCTCCGGGCGAAGCGCGGAGCGAGCCGTCAAGCGGCCTGCCCGAATGGATCGAAGGCAGGAAACCGACCGAAGATGAGGTGGCCCCGGTCCGAGAAAACTTCGCTGTCCTCTTGGTGCAGATCGAGGAAGCCGATTGGTACTGGCTATCGAACGATGGCCACCGGCGGGCGATCTTCCAAGGCGATGCAGGACGGTGGGTTACGCCTTAA
- a CDS encoding alpha/beta fold hydrolase, whose amino-acid sequence MTMHHTRTGRGKPLLLVHGLGGTCHSWDTILPALAESREVIALDLPGHGKTPEEVDSGTFDGLTRSLDDWLGAEDLREIDMVGSSMGARLVLEMARRGHSGAVVALDPGGFWQGWERTFFRTTITASIALVRALRPALPTITRNVAGRTALMAQLSAKPWALDPAFISQELRALADTRTIGSLVKDLANGENQKGSANTPAPITIGWGRKDRLCLPQQAQRATAAFPNAAMHWFEHSGHFPMWDQPQETVRVILDATSRSSPT is encoded by the coding sequence ATGACCATGCACCACACGCGCACAGGCCGCGGAAAACCCCTCCTCCTTGTCCACGGGCTTGGAGGTACTTGCCACTCTTGGGATACGATTTTGCCGGCACTTGCTGAATCCAGGGAAGTAATCGCCTTGGACTTGCCAGGCCACGGAAAGACACCCGAAGAGGTCGACAGTGGCACGTTTGACGGGCTGACGCGCAGCTTGGACGACTGGCTCGGCGCTGAGGATCTCAGAGAAATAGATATGGTTGGCAGCTCCATGGGCGCCCGCCTGGTGCTTGAGATGGCGCGGCGCGGTCACTCCGGCGCGGTTGTTGCCTTGGATCCGGGCGGCTTTTGGCAAGGGTGGGAGCGTACGTTCTTCAGGACCACTATAACGGCATCAATTGCTCTGGTTCGGGCACTGCGACCGGCGCTACCCACCATCACCCGCAATGTTGCGGGTCGGACCGCGCTCATGGCCCAGCTCTCCGCGAAACCGTGGGCGCTTGATCCCGCGTTCATCTCGCAGGAACTCAGGGCATTGGCAGATACGCGCACAATCGGATCGCTCGTGAAGGATCTTGCCAACGGCGAAAATCAGAAGGGCTCTGCGAACACGCCCGCGCCAATTACAATCGGCTGGGGCCGCAAGGACCGGCTGTGCCTGCCGCAGCAAGCGCAACGTGCGACAGCGGCATTCCCCAATGCAGCGATGCACTGGTTTGAGCATAGCGGACACTTCCCGATGTGGGATCAGCCACAGGAAACAGTCCGCGTGATCCTGGATGCGACAAGCCGTTCGTCACCTACATGA
- a CDS encoding FKBP-type peptidyl-prolyl cis-trans isomerase: protein MTTPTNGDTVTIDYVLKRGDGQEVGNTAEAGPQDITLGSGQIFPQIEEALASMKVGDEKSVAIACENAFGPRRDELVLDIPRANLPPEPAPQPGMALGAQTPDGQPMTLYILEVGEETVKADANHPLAGENVTFDLTLRDIKTAV from the coding sequence ATGACTACTCCCACTAACGGCGACACCGTGACCATCGACTACGTTCTCAAGCGGGGTGATGGTCAGGAGGTTGGCAATACCGCAGAGGCGGGTCCGCAGGACATCACGCTGGGCAGCGGGCAAATCTTTCCGCAGATCGAAGAAGCGCTCGCCTCCATGAAGGTGGGTGACGAGAAGTCGGTCGCCATAGCTTGCGAGAATGCTTTCGGCCCGCGCCGCGATGAATTGGTGCTCGACATCCCGCGCGCCAACCTGCCGCCCGAACCCGCGCCGCAGCCGGGCATGGCGCTGGGCGCACAGACGCCCGATGGGCAGCCGATGACCCTCTACATTCTCGAAGTAGGCGAGGAGACGGTCAAGGCCGACGCAAATCATCCACTCGCCGGCGAAAACGTGACTTTCGACCTCACGCTGCGGGACATTAAAACAGCCGTGTGA
- the ettA gene encoding energy-dependent translational throttle protein EttA, producing the protein MAAQYAFVMKDMTKTFPGAPKPVLSNINLQFYQGAKIGIVGPNGAGKSTLIKIMAGIDKDFTGEAWPGENITVGYLEQEPELDESKTVLENVKDGARETADMVERFNQIGMEMGEEDADFDALSTEMSELQDKIDAVDGWTLDNQLEVAMEALRCPPGDWPVTDLSGGEKRRVALTRLLIQKPGILLLDEPTNHLDAESVQWLENHLKDYAGAVLMITHDRYFLDNVVEWILELDRGSYYPYEGNYSTYLEKKAKRLEQESREESGRSKALSRELEWIRQTPAARQTKSKARIRKFEELQEGQKDRKPGKAQIVIQVPERLGGKVIEAKNISKAYGDKLLFENLSFMLPPGGIVGVIGPNGAGKSTLFKILTGKETPDSGTVEIGSTVHLGFVDQSRDHLNPKNNVWQEISDGLDYMKVNGHDVSTRAYVGAFNFKGADQQKNVGKLSGGERNRVHMAKMLKEGGNVLLLDEPTNDLDVETLGALEEAIENFAGCAVVISHDRFFLDRLATHILAFEGDSHVEWFEGNFEAYEEDKRRRMGDAADRPTRLAYKKLTR; encoded by the coding sequence ATGGCCGCCCAATACGCCTTTGTCATGAAGGACATGACCAAGACCTTCCCCGGTGCTCCGAAACCGGTGCTCAGCAATATCAACCTGCAGTTCTATCAGGGTGCCAAGATCGGCATCGTGGGTCCGAACGGTGCGGGTAAGTCAACGCTGATCAAAATCATGGCGGGTATCGACAAGGATTTTACCGGCGAAGCATGGCCGGGCGAGAACATCACTGTCGGCTATCTGGAACAGGAGCCCGAGCTCGACGAGAGCAAGACCGTCCTCGAAAACGTCAAGGACGGTGCACGCGAAACCGCCGACATGGTTGAACGCTTCAACCAGATCGGCATGGAGATGGGCGAAGAAGACGCCGATTTCGACGCGCTCAGCACCGAGATGTCGGAACTTCAGGACAAGATCGACGCGGTCGATGGATGGACGCTCGACAACCAACTCGAAGTCGCCATGGAAGCGCTGCGCTGCCCCCCGGGTGACTGGCCCGTTACCGACCTTTCCGGCGGTGAAAAGCGCCGCGTTGCGCTGACCCGTCTGCTCATCCAGAAACCGGGCATCCTGCTGCTAGACGAACCGACCAACCACCTCGACGCAGAATCGGTCCAGTGGCTGGAAAACCACCTCAAGGATTATGCGGGTGCGGTGCTGATGATCACCCATGACCGCTACTTCCTCGACAATGTGGTGGAATGGATTCTCGAGCTCGATCGCGGGTCCTACTATCCGTACGAAGGCAACTATTCGACCTATCTCGAAAAGAAGGCCAAGCGTCTCGAACAGGAAAGCCGCGAGGAAAGCGGTCGCTCCAAGGCGCTGTCACGCGAACTGGAATGGATCCGGCAGACACCTGCGGCACGCCAGACCAAGTCCAAGGCCCGTATCCGCAAGTTCGAAGAACTCCAGGAAGGCCAGAAAGACCGCAAGCCTGGCAAGGCCCAGATCGTCATTCAGGTCCCCGAGCGCCTCGGCGGCAAGGTGATCGAAGCCAAGAACATCTCCAAGGCTTATGGCGACAAGCTGCTGTTTGAAAACCTGTCCTTCATGCTGCCCCCGGGCGGCATCGTCGGAGTGATCGGCCCCAACGGCGCGGGTAAATCCACGCTGTTCAAGATCCTGACTGGGAAGGAAACACCCGACAGCGGCACGGTGGAAATCGGTTCGACCGTCCACCTCGGCTTCGTCGACCAAAGCCGTGACCACCTTAACCCGAAGAACAACGTCTGGCAGGAAATCTCCGACGGCCTCGATTACATGAAGGTCAACGGCCATGACGTTTCGACCCGCGCCTATGTCGGCGCGTTCAACTTCAAGGGCGCTGACCAGCAGAAGAACGTCGGCAAGCTTTCGGGCGGTGAACGCAACCGCGTGCACATGGCCAAGATGCTGAAGGAGGGCGGCAACGTCCTGCTGCTCGACGAACCGACCAACGACCTCGACGTGGAAACGCTTGGCGCGCTTGAAGAGGCGATCGAAAACTTCGCTGGCTGTGCCGTGGTCATTTCGCATGACCGCTTCTTCCTCGACCGTCTGGCCACCCACATCCTCGCCTTCGAAGGCGACAGCCATGTGGAATGGTTCGAGGGCAATTTCGAAGCCTACGAAGAAGACAAGCGCCGCCGCATGGGCGACGCTGCGGACCGTCCGACGCGATTGGCGTACAAGAAACTGACGCGTTAA
- a CDS encoding APC family permease: protein MWGWGLEIEGKPPRVLGLGGAILINLNGVVGAGIFALPALLYATVGTLAPLAILVYAAFYAVLMAVPSKLSTVFRQSGGPQLYAQHAFGPLVGFQIGWFALCANMAGRAANFHVLVAYLAAVFPFFEGPIIRPATILVLIAAFTILTMSGTKLSVRALGLGTVLKLGPILTLCLVGLFANGMPSEFVLPQFSEGEATALLLAYAFSGAGQVTVAAGEAKEPRAVISRSIYLNLAIVGVFYALVQLAYISISPDPNETASPLAAAGSALFGPFGALMISMAAIFSIGANQLTSFVTMPRIAFGMGRRGLLPNAFAYVSPRFKTPTFAIAVYSLIVAGLSVSGTFEILAILVVAVEQLVGYTLIASLIVMWRRNDGGIADTMGMRWAFIIPVAIGFMAWFTMQVPVEALLSSTLLVVVGIVLYRISSNGAVEHEPIILPEGRS, encoded by the coding sequence ATGTGGGGATGGGGTTTGGAGATCGAGGGAAAGCCGCCGCGCGTGCTAGGGCTAGGCGGCGCCATATTGATCAACCTTAACGGTGTTGTTGGCGCAGGAATATTCGCGCTGCCTGCATTGCTGTATGCAACCGTTGGTACGTTGGCGCCGCTAGCTATCCTCGTTTACGCCGCTTTTTACGCGGTATTGATGGCCGTCCCGTCGAAGCTATCGACTGTCTTTCGCCAATCGGGCGGGCCGCAACTTTACGCGCAGCATGCTTTTGGCCCGTTGGTCGGCTTTCAGATTGGCTGGTTTGCCCTTTGCGCAAATATGGCTGGCCGGGCTGCAAATTTTCATGTTCTCGTTGCGTATCTGGCGGCTGTGTTCCCCTTTTTCGAAGGCCCGATAATACGGCCGGCGACCATACTGGTCCTTATCGCTGCTTTCACAATTCTCACTATGTCCGGGACTAAGCTATCCGTCAGGGCATTGGGCTTGGGAACTGTGTTGAAGTTGGGTCCGATTTTGACGCTTTGCCTGGTCGGTCTTTTTGCCAACGGAATGCCATCAGAGTTCGTCTTGCCGCAGTTTTCTGAGGGCGAGGCCACTGCATTGCTGCTGGCTTATGCGTTTTCCGGAGCGGGTCAGGTCACTGTCGCAGCAGGAGAGGCGAAAGAGCCGCGTGCCGTGATCAGCCGCTCAATTTACCTGAATTTGGCAATCGTCGGCGTATTCTATGCTCTCGTCCAGCTTGCCTACATATCGATTTCACCTGATCCAAACGAGACGGCCAGTCCCCTGGCCGCAGCAGGTTCGGCTTTGTTCGGACCGTTTGGCGCGCTGATGATCAGCATGGCCGCCATATTCTCGATCGGTGCCAACCAATTGACCAGTTTTGTCACGATGCCACGCATTGCCTTTGGAATGGGCAGGCGCGGGCTCTTGCCGAATGCCTTCGCTTACGTGTCACCGCGCTTCAAGACACCGACCTTTGCGATTGCAGTCTATTCCCTGATTGTGGCTGGTCTGTCGGTATCGGGGACGTTCGAAATCCTTGCAATCCTCGTGGTCGCTGTTGAGCAACTGGTCGGGTATACCTTGATTGCTTCGCTCATTGTGATGTGGCGCCGTAACGACGGCGGGATCGCTGATACGATGGGTATGCGCTGGGCGTTCATCATCCCTGTCGCAATTGGCTTCATGGCCTGGTTTACGATGCAGGTGCCTGTTGAGGCTTTGCTATCCTCAACGCTTCTGGTTGTCGTCGGTATCGTGCTTTACCGGATTTCCAGCAATGGTGCCGTTGAGCATGAACCTATCATCTTGCCGGAAGGGCGTTCGTAG
- a CDS encoding substrate-binding domain-containing protein, with amino-acid sequence MALSSRILMLFDNTNANYVSRLYSGASKQAASSAIKVQMENVHGTDLKPENLLDAPDIGGVILTAPLCDDRHVMLQVEKRGLPYARIASMLDPGRGITVIMDEFEAALQVTKVMLDAGHRRVGIIRGPRSHLASMRRYNGFAAALGTKGVKLDQSLVVEGDFTKASGAEAGAKLIANGPTAIFASNDSMALGLSEAARGIGMSMPQQLSLVGFDDDPFAKTMNPPLTSIRQPLEEMGATAYRMLADHMAGQRPAIAHAEVPFELVERASVAPPAA; translated from the coding sequence ATGGCATTATCCAGCCGAATACTCATGCTGTTCGACAACACGAACGCAAATTATGTCTCACGCCTTTATTCGGGTGCCAGCAAGCAGGCGGCCAGTTCGGCCATCAAGGTGCAGATGGAAAACGTCCATGGCACCGACCTGAAACCTGAAAACCTCCTAGATGCGCCTGATATCGGCGGGGTTATACTGACCGCGCCGCTCTGCGACGACCGCCACGTGATGCTGCAGGTTGAAAAGCGCGGCCTTCCGTACGCCCGCATCGCCTCCATGCTCGACCCGGGGCGGGGCATCACGGTCATTATGGACGAGTTCGAGGCTGCTCTGCAGGTTACCAAGGTCATGCTGGACGCGGGACATCGAAGGGTCGGCATCATCCGCGGACCGCGTTCGCATCTCGCCAGCATGCGCCGCTACAATGGCTTTGCCGCAGCGCTGGGCACCAAGGGTGTAAAGCTGGACCAGTCGCTGGTTGTCGAGGGGGATTTCACCAAGGCATCGGGCGCGGAAGCAGGTGCAAAGCTGATCGCCAACGGGCCCACCGCGATTTTCGCCAGCAACGATTCCATGGCGCTCGGTCTCTCCGAAGCGGCACGCGGCATAGGAATGTCGATGCCGCAACAGCTTTCGCTGGTGGGCTTCGATGATGATCCCTTCGCCAAGACGATGAACCCTCCGCTCACTTCGATCCGCCAACCGCTCGAGGAAATGGGCGCAACCGCATACCGGATGCTGGCCGACCATATGGCCGGCCAGCGTCCAGCAATTGCGCACGCCGAAGTTCCTTTCGAACTGGTCGAACGCGCTTCCGTCGCGCCGCCTGCCGCTTAG
- a CDS encoding cytochrome b: MEAAHSAKRYSIVAMVFHWVIAVAVIVNWRLAEAAEHASDAEKAAIFGNHKALGITILLLTLARLAWRLTHPVPPLTGVASWERILARSVHVIFYVMLIGLPLGGWLANSYYGSGVDVFGIFTLPALPVGPDKEAGKAIFDLHATGGEIVIYLVGLHILGGLKHTFFDKNGGIFRMLPFGKVPD, from the coding sequence ATGGAAGCAGCCCATTCTGCGAAGCGATATTCGATCGTCGCGATGGTATTTCACTGGGTGATTGCGGTTGCGGTCATCGTGAACTGGAGGCTGGCCGAAGCTGCCGAACATGCCAGCGATGCCGAGAAGGCAGCGATATTTGGCAATCATAAGGCATTGGGCATCACCATCTTGCTGCTTACGCTGGCCAGGCTGGCCTGGCGGTTGACCCATCCGGTGCCGCCGTTAACGGGCGTTGCATCCTGGGAGCGCATTCTTGCACGATCCGTGCATGTCATCTTCTACGTGATGCTGATCGGCTTGCCACTAGGGGGGTGGCTGGCCAATTCCTATTACGGCAGCGGAGTTGATGTCTTTGGTATCTTCACTCTGCCTGCACTTCCAGTTGGACCGGACAAGGAAGCCGGCAAGGCCATCTTCGATCTGCACGCTACGGGCGGCGAGATAGTCATTTATCTCGTCGGATTGCACATTCTGGGCGGCCTCAAGCACACCTTCTTCGACAAGAACGGTGGTATCTTCCGGATGCTGCCTTTCGGCAAGGTGCCCGACTAG